In the Paramisgurnus dabryanus chromosome 5, PD_genome_1.1, whole genome shotgun sequence genome, one interval contains:
- the apool gene encoding MICOS complex subunit MIC27 gives MILLSFLTRSDGFLTPPAFRSELGGGGTAMAAKILKYAALPAAVVGLGSFRIYSMSEKPTNLISLKELSIYSPDHSGVQFVEEQSGLVQSGLEAVRVGLQPYVRGIQNGFTSVKVGITSTYQAGEDTYHFLRDPPPGFLPRVGVITVSGLGGLILARKGSRLKKIVVPLGLATVGTAVCYPTQTVGVLKITGKKVYNVSSYVASLFQSKPKAEGAMPAGNMESAAPVKIPDPVSNTPESKLVPAEEVISLSEAVPAAASPVAVPDVEPPSTVETAPETIPVDSAPEPTSSTQMIPDAYLTPLDVPATTSSPPTEEIKLLTEEPVSDAPSPANQTTTEEVPPPVLETTLPSPIVEIPPLSESPVQEAIVEPTAAKSRFVPDPALLDHGQSNPEDADLYSTRS, from the exons ATTTTGAAGTATGCAGCGCTTCCTGCTGCTGTTGTGGGTTTGGGCTCCTTTCGAATTTATTCGATGAGTGAGAAACCAACCAATTTAATCTCTCTGAAAGAG TTGTCTATCTACTCTCCAGATCATTCTGGTGTACAGTTTGTAGAGGAGCAGTCTGGTCTGGTCCAGTCTGGTCTGGAGGCTGTAAGGGTGGGACTGCAGCCGTATGTCAGAGGAATTCAG AATGGCTTCACTTCTGTCAAGGTTGGAATCACATCCACTTACCAGGCAGGGGAAG ACACGTATCACTTCCTTCGAGATCCACCACCTGGCTTTCTCCCGAGAGTGGGTGTCATAACTGTGTCTGGATTGGGCGGGCTAATTTTGGCACGCAAGG GTTCTCGTTTAAAGAAGATTGTTGTACCTCTTGGTCTTGCTACTGTCGGTACTGCAGTGTGTTACCCCACACAGACTGTTGGAGTCCTGAAG ATCACTGGTAAAAAGGTGTATAATGTCAGTTCATATGTTGCCTCACTGTTTCAATCTAAACCAAAGGCAGAGGGTGCAATGCCTGCTGGTAACATGGAG TCTGCTGCCCCTGTAAAAATCCCAGATCCAGTATCAAATACACCGGAGTCTAAACTGGTTCCAGCTGAAGAAGTAATATCATTATCAGAAGCTGTCCCAGCTGCTGCTTCTCCGGTAGCTGTGCCGGATGTTGAACCACCTTCTACTGTTGAAACGGCCCCAGAGACAATACCTGTAGACTCTGCTCCTGAACCAACATCTTCCACACAAATGATCCCGGATGCTTATCTCACTCCCTTAGATGTTCCAGCCACGACCTCCTCTCCACCCACAGAAGAAATTAAACTTCTTACGGAAGAGCCCGTTTCTGATGCCCCATCCCCTGCTAACCAAACGACCACTGAAGAAGTCCCACCCCCTGTTCTGGAGACCACACTTCCTTCTCCCATAGTCGAAATTCCTCCCTTATCTGAATCTCCTGTACAAGAAGCCATTGTTGAGCCAACCGCAG cGAAGTCACGGTTTGTTCCTGACCCTGCTCTACTCGACCACGGCCAGTCTAATCCAGAGGACGCAGACTTGTACAGCACACGGAGCTGA